TGAACCAAGGGTGCTGCCGTCAGTATTGAGGGTCTCGGAGGGTGTGCGGCGGACGCTCATCGACCTCCAAGTCGACGACATAGCCCATGAACTCGCGATCGCCAGCGCCGTCCGCCCATCCGTCGGCATAGCGGACCTCAGTCACCTCGGCTGAACCCGGCACGGGCACGAGCATCGTCCCGGTGCCATCGGGCTGTTCGGTGTACGCGCAGCGGACGTGGAAGATCCCGGTAACGTCGCCGCGGGTGATGGGGGCGTCGTCCGGTAGACCGCCATGGTGCTCTTCGTGGTAATCGATCGAGTTCGCGAGTTTTTCACCTGCGACGCTGGTCAACCAGCCGATGTCGGGCTCGGCCTCGAGTGTCCACGCCACGGTGTCGCCGCTGCGGATCGGGTCGCCGCAGCACTGCATCTGCCACGAGTCCACCCACACCCTGATCCGCATCCGGCTAGTTTGCCAGCCGTCGTCGGGCGAGTTCACCAGGTTTTGCCGTGCAGGTCAGGGGCTGGTGACTACCTGGCCGGCCCAGGAGAGACCACCACCGAAGCCGAACAGCAGCGTGGGTGTTCCACTGGTGATCTCGCCGCGCTCGACCAGCTTGGCCAGCGCGAGCGGAATGGAGGCCGCCGATGTGTTGCCGGAGTCGATGACGTCGCGGGCGATGACCGCATTCTCCGCATCCAACTGACGGACGAGCGCGTCGATGATCCGGAGGTTGGCCTGATGGGTGACGATGGCGCCGAGCTGGTCAGGGGTGATGCCGGCGCGCTCGCAGGCGGCGCGAGCCAGCGGAGCGACCTCGGTGGTGGCCCACCTGAAGACCGACTGGCCGTCCTGGCGGAACTGTGGCTTCCACCCGCCCTCGATGCGGACGGTGTGCCCGCGGCTGGGGTCGGTGCCCCAGACGACCGGACCGATGTGCCGGCTGGCGTCTGAGGTGGCTGACAGAACCGCCGCGCCTGCGCCGTCGCCGAGGAGGATGCAGGTGGAGCGGTCTGTCCAGTCGGTGACGTCGCTCATCTTCTCGGCGCCGATGACGAGCGCGTGCTGGGCGGCGGCGGCCCGGATGGCGTGATCAGCCGTGGCGAGGGCTGCCGAGAAGCCCGCGCAACCGTTGTTGATCTCGAACGCGGCGGCATCCGGGATGCCCAGCCGGCCGGCGACCTGGGCGGCGGTGTTCGGGCAGCGCTGCATCGCCGTACAGGTCGCCACGGTGACCAGACCGATGTCTTCGGGCTGCAGGCCGGCGGTGGCCACAGCTGCCCGGGCTGCGGCCGTCGCCAGGTCGGCCGCCGTCTCGTCTTTGGCGATATGCCTGGTGGCGATGCCGGTGCGACGGCGGATCCACTCATCACTGGTGTCGACCATGGCGGCGAGGTCGGCATTGGTGAGGACGTGTTCAGGCTGGTAATGGCCGAGGGCGACGATGTGAGAGTGGGGCACGGGGCCCTCCTTGTCCGTGGTCGCACTGTGGTGCAGGCAATCTTAGCGTCCGACCGATCGGACGTTAAGCGGCCTCGAACCGGCTATAGTGGCGATGTGAGCCCACGCAGGTCGGTAGCCGATGCCCGGCAGACCCGGGCGGTGATTCTCGATCGGGCGATGGAGAAGGCGTCGATCGAGGGACTTGATGGGCTGACCATCGGCCGGCTCGCCGCCGACCTGGGCATGAGCAAGTCGGGACTGTTGGGGCATTTCGGCTCGAAGGAAAGCCTGCAGCTCGCCGTGCTGGACGCCGCTTCTGCCGTGTTCGCGCGAGAGGTGGTCGCGCGGGCTGGGGGAACGCCCGCGGGAATGTCGCGTTTGGTCGCACTGTGCGACGCGTGGGTGTCATTTCTGGAACGTGGCGTGTTCCCTGGCGGCTGCCTTTTCACAGCGGCGGCGGCGGAGTTCGACGAC
This sequence is a window from Phytoactinopolyspora mesophila. Protein-coding genes within it:
- a CDS encoding DUF6578 domain-containing protein; this translates as MRIRVWVDSWQMQCCGDPIRSGDTVAWTLEAEPDIGWLTSVAGEKLANSIDYHEEHHGGLPDDAPITRGDVTGIFHVRCAYTEQPDGTGTMLVPVPGSAEVTEVRYADGWADGAGDREFMGYVVDLEVDERPPHTLRDPQY
- a CDS encoding beta-ketoacyl-ACP synthase 3 — its product is MPHSHIVALGHYQPEHVLTNADLAAMVDTSDEWIRRRTGIATRHIAKDETAADLATAAARAAVATAGLQPEDIGLVTVATCTAMQRCPNTAAQVAGRLGIPDAAAFEINNGCAGFSAALATADHAIRAAAAQHALVIGAEKMSDVTDWTDRSTCILLGDGAGAAVLSATSDASRHIGPVVWGTDPSRGHTVRIEGGWKPQFRQDGQSVFRWATTEVAPLARAACERAGITPDQLGAIVTHQANLRIIDALVRQLDAENAVIARDVIDSGNTSAASIPLALAKLVERGEITSGTPTLLFGFGGGLSWAGQVVTSP
- a CDS encoding TetR family transcriptional regulator C-terminal domain-containing protein yields the protein MSPRRSVADARQTRAVILDRAMEKASIEGLDGLTIGRLAADLGMSKSGLLGHFGSKESLQLAVLDAASAVFAREVVARAGGTPAGMSRLVALCDAWVSFLERGVFPGGCLFTAAAAEFDDRPGPVRDAVAGIHARWQEHLRRHVRQAVTDGDLPADTDSEQVVFELVGIVLALNHALQLNNDRRAPERARDAIARLLCGRLLSEYSGLPPGIPGIRA